A region of uncultured Desulfobacter sp. DNA encodes the following proteins:
- the recR gene encoding recombination mediator RecR: MNHYPEAIVKLIHSLSTLPGIGRKTAERLALHILHAPDHQAVTLAADIIELKKSVRLCASCFALTDRETCQICSNPVRDKGQICVVENPTDMAAIEKSGAFSGVYHILGGALSPIDGIGPGDIRLAELFRRARGSQIREIILATRTNVEGEATAAYIRGKLDPAKIKITRIASGIPMGGDLQYVDPLTMQKAMEKRYGI; the protein is encoded by the coding sequence GTGAATCATTATCCCGAAGCCATTGTCAAGCTGATCCACTCCCTTTCCACCCTGCCGGGGATCGGTAGGAAAACAGCAGAGCGCCTGGCCCTGCATATCCTTCATGCCCCGGACCACCAGGCGGTTACTTTGGCCGCAGACATTATTGAACTTAAAAAAAGCGTCAGGTTATGCGCATCCTGCTTTGCACTCACTGATCGGGAAACCTGCCAGATCTGTTCCAACCCCGTCCGGGACAAAGGCCAGATCTGTGTGGTGGAAAACCCCACGGACATGGCTGCCATTGAAAAATCAGGGGCCTTTTCAGGCGTGTATCACATCCTTGGGGGAGCCCTGTCTCCCATTGACGGCATCGGACCCGGGGACATCCGTCTGGCTGAACTGTTCAGGCGGGCCCGGGGCAGCCAGATCAGAGAAATTATTCTTGCCACCCGGACCAATGTGGAAGGCGAAGCCACGGCCGCCTATATCCGGGGTAAGCTGGATCCGGCAAAAATTAAAATCACCCGGATTGCATCGGGCATACCCATGGGCGGGGATCTTCAGTATGTGGATCCTTTGACCATGCAAAAAGCCATGGAAAAACGGTATGGGATATAA
- a CDS encoding prepilin-type N-terminal cleavage/methylation domain-containing protein, with product MTIVYDPAGRDGWRDGRRQLQAGFTLIEVMVSMAIIATVMVALFRMQSGTINLAGTDDFQTISRYLAEKALARIELSLDDPPVNGEFGQAFEGYAWRCEVTDINSNFADMMSDLADRVGTLKKIDLTITRQQGNRSYHVETFRYAPGI from the coding sequence ATGACGATTGTATATGATCCTGCAGGGCGTGATGGGTGGCGTGATGGCCGCCGGCAGTTGCAGGCCGGCTTTACCCTGATTGAGGTGATGGTATCCATGGCCATTATAGCAACGGTCATGGTGGCATTGTTCCGGATGCAGTCCGGAACCATCAATCTTGCCGGAACCGATGATTTCCAGACAATATCCCGGTATCTTGCAGAAAAGGCCCTTGCCCGGATCGAACTGTCCCTGGATGATCCGCCGGTGAACGGTGAATTTGGCCAGGCGTTTGAAGGGTATGCATGGCGTTGTGAAGTAACGGATATCAACAGTAATTTTGCCGATATGATGTCGGATCTGGCCGACAGGGTCGGCACGTTGAAAAAGATTGATCTGACCATAACACGGCAGCAGGGAAACCGCTCCTATCATGTTGAAACATTCAGGTATGCCCCCGGGATCTGA
- a CDS encoding YbaB/EbfC family nucleoid-associated protein yields MRNMNNMMKQAQKLQKKMLETQQELATKTVEASAGGGMVKVVANGGQKIESIVLEKEIIDPEDVEMLQDLILAAVNDALKKSQDMVSSEMSKLTGGMNIPGL; encoded by the coding sequence ATGAGAAATATGAACAACATGATGAAGCAGGCCCAGAAACTGCAGAAAAAAATGCTGGAGACCCAGCAGGAACTGGCCACCAAAACCGTTGAAGCCAGCGCAGGCGGAGGTATGGTCAAAGTTGTGGCCAATGGTGGCCAGAAAATTGAATCCATTGTTCTTGAAAAAGAGATCATTGATCCCGAAGATGTTGAAATGCTTCAGGATCTTATTCTTGCCGCTGTGAATGACGCCTTGAAAAAATCCCAGGACATGGTCTCCTCGGAAATGAGCAAACTCACCGGCGGCATGAATATTCCAGGCCTGTAA
- the dnaX gene encoding DNA polymerase III subunit gamma/tau: protein MSYQVLALKYRPQTFSEVVGQDHVTTTLTNAISGNRVPHALLLAGPRGTGKTTIARIMAKAMTCETGPTHAPCNECRICKDIINGHCTDVFEIDGASNNSVEQIRDLRDNVAYMPSAARYKIYIIDEVHMLSVAAFNALLKTLEEPPDHVLFIFATTEVHKIPATILSRCQRHDLSRISLDKICAHLENLCRQEGYTVEKEGLDLIALEADGSIRDSLSLLDRILSAGPEKEINQETVAQRLRVTDRRVLFSISSAVLERNGAQLIDLVSKINDSGMDFKEFYSGIIAQFRNLNIIRLCGKDSLVLNMIETERLELDRMCKDLAPAYLGMLLDLLLKEESIVRFASHTQTAVEMVLLKMIQIEPETRLDEIITKVDLLARRMENRLAQAGSGSTPRQNNHQSQMPVPSPGQVPEAVPPAKSPAQAPRPMPEPPPHEPEHEPQFDQAPQPDIPGYSSGPAAPPPREQANQGPVTWPQFMDVLQHEQPFIFGLFSKGQADTSAPDKVIITLASCSSFEESRLNNKTKELEALSRKHLGKSIKVNIDNSGRPDDNNGLEQMTRQKAEQAAAGHPMVQHAVRLFDADII from the coding sequence ATGTCTTACCAGGTTCTGGCATTAAAATACCGGCCCCAGACATTTTCAGAAGTTGTTGGACAGGATCATGTCACCACCACCCTGACCAACGCCATCTCCGGAAACAGGGTCCCCCATGCCCTTTTGCTGGCAGGTCCCAGGGGGACCGGCAAAACCACAATTGCCCGCATCATGGCCAAGGCCATGACATGCGAAACAGGCCCCACCCATGCGCCGTGCAATGAATGCAGAATCTGCAAAGATATTATCAATGGTCACTGTACAGACGTATTTGAAATTGACGGCGCCTCAAACAACAGTGTGGAGCAGATCCGTGACCTGAGGGACAATGTGGCCTACATGCCTTCTGCGGCCCGGTACAAAATATATATTATTGATGAAGTCCACATGCTTTCGGTGGCCGCCTTCAATGCCCTGCTCAAGACACTTGAAGAACCGCCGGACCATGTTCTTTTCATCTTTGCCACAACCGAAGTCCATAAGATTCCGGCCACGATCCTGTCCCGGTGCCAGCGCCATGACCTGTCCCGGATTTCACTGGACAAAATTTGCGCCCACCTGGAGAACCTGTGCCGGCAAGAGGGCTACACCGTTGAAAAAGAGGGCCTGGACCTGATCGCATTGGAAGCGGACGGCTCCATCAGGGACTCCTTAAGTCTTCTGGACAGGATCCTTTCAGCCGGACCTGAAAAAGAGATTAACCAGGAGACTGTGGCCCAGCGGCTTCGGGTCACGGACCGGCGCGTTCTTTTTTCCATATCTTCGGCGGTACTGGAAAGAAACGGGGCCCAACTCATCGATCTTGTCAGCAAAATAAATGATTCCGGCATGGATTTCAAAGAATTTTATTCCGGTATCATCGCCCAGTTCAGAAATCTGAATATTATCCGGCTGTGCGGAAAAGACAGCCTTGTGCTCAATATGATTGAAACCGAACGACTTGAGCTTGACCGGATGTGCAAAGACCTGGCACCGGCCTATCTCGGGATGCTGCTGGATCTTCTTTTAAAGGAGGAGAGCATTGTCCGTTTTGCATCCCACACCCAGACCGCCGTTGAGATGGTGCTGCTTAAAATGATCCAGATTGAGCCGGAAACCCGGCTTGATGAGATCATCACCAAGGTGGATCTTCTGGCCCGCCGGATGGAGAACCGCCTGGCCCAGGCCGGTTCGGGTTCCACCCCCCGACAAAATAATCACCAAAGCCAAATGCCTGTTCCGTCTCCAGGACAGGTCCCCGAAGCCGTGCCGCCAGCAAAATCTCCCGCACAAGCTCCCCGGCCAATGCCGGAGCCACCGCCCCATGAACCAGAACATGAACCTCAATTCGACCAGGCGCCACAGCCGGATATTCCGGGTTATTCATCCGGACCTGCCGCCCCGCCACCCCGGGAACAAGCGAACCAGGGTCCTGTAACCTGGCCCCAGTTCATGGATGTGCTTCAACATGAACAGCCTTTTATTTTCGGTCTATTTTCCAAGGGTCAGGCAGACACATCAGCCCCGGACAAGGTCATTATCACCCTTGCATCATGCTCCAGCTTTGAAGAATCCAGGCTGAACAACAAAACCAAAGAGCTGGAGGCACTGAGCCGGAAACATTTAGGCAAATCCATCAAGGTAAATATAGACAATAGCGGCAGGCCCGATGATAACAATGGCCTGGAGCAAATGACCCGGCAAAAGGCGGAACAGGCTGCGGCAGGCCATCCCATGGTCCAGCATGCAGTGCGTTTATTTGACGCAGATATTATTTAA
- a CDS encoding type II secretion system protein GspK, translating into MDNIDGNPIFNNQKGVALIATIAVIAILCVVALEAGRLAKQAASGTIAENDMFAAREMAMSGIHLAMMILAVDGADNQIDSIQEAWADPEKIALALAAMGLNPGNVSLKICDEMGKLQLNALLKQFPGNDPNDDQMVILERFLTLAAPEDKPEGAGDTAEIVNSLKDWLDSRDDDAITGLTGAESNYYESLDLPYSCANGPLRHISELFLVKGVVDGFLSPSYISPGKDEPSPAEAKQMFTVYGLSDDKSSEENRFSFSGRVNINTAPVAVLAALLPEGRDGNAVDLADYRSEKADLGMEYTHTLEPGWFEDVIALSDDEKTAFEKVITYSSTIFTAECTARKNGSQVTLHAVIKRGKQDLTGKWSCRILQMERG; encoded by the coding sequence ATGGATAATATAGACGGCAATCCAATTTTCAACAATCAAAAAGGCGTGGCCCTGATCGCCACCATTGCCGTGATTGCCATCCTCTGTGTGGTGGCTTTGGAGGCCGGGCGGCTTGCAAAGCAGGCAGCGTCAGGAACCATTGCCGAAAACGATATGTTTGCAGCCCGGGAAATGGCCATGTCCGGGATCCATCTGGCCATGATGATTCTGGCCGTGGACGGGGCAGACAACCAAATTGATTCCATCCAGGAAGCCTGGGCTGACCCGGAAAAGATCGCCCTGGCCCTTGCAGCCATGGGCTTAAATCCCGGGAATGTATCACTGAAAATTTGTGATGAAATGGGAAAACTGCAGTTAAATGCATTGCTCAAACAATTTCCCGGAAATGATCCCAATGATGATCAAATGGTAATACTGGAGCGGTTTTTGACCCTGGCAGCTCCGGAAGACAAGCCCGAAGGGGCCGGCGACACTGCTGAAATTGTTAATTCGCTCAAGGACTGGCTTGATTCAAGGGACGATGATGCCATAACAGGGTTGACAGGGGCCGAGTCAAACTATTATGAATCTTTGGATTTACCTTATTCTTGCGCCAATGGCCCCCTGAGACATATTAGTGAACTGTTTCTTGTGAAAGGGGTTGTTGACGGATTTTTATCCCCGTCATATATCAGTCCGGGAAAGGATGAACCAAGCCCGGCAGAGGCAAAGCAGATGTTTACCGTATACGGCCTTTCAGATGACAAGAGCTCCGAAGAGAACAGATTCTCATTTTCAGGCCGGGTCAATATCAATACGGCTCCTGTGGCTGTGCTTGCAGCGCTTCTGCCCGAAGGCCGGGACGGGAATGCCGTGGATCTTGCCGATTATCGGTCTGAAAAGGCAGACCTGGGCATGGAATATACCCATACCCTTGAACCTGGATGGTTTGAGGATGTCATTGCCCTAAGTGATGACGAAAAAACGGCGTTTGAAAAGGTGATTACCTATTCCAGCACTATCTTTACAGCAGAGTGTACTGCCAGAAAAAACGGCTCCCAGGTGACCTTGCACGCTGTAATTAAACGGGGAAAGCAGGATCTGA
- a CDS encoding prepilin-type cleavage/methylation domain-containing protein: protein MRISPTGKKRNNSHGLIRSNAIQDRPPTQQACILNSYRDVHGNHWGFTFIELMVVVGIFTILLLFSIPLFRQIHLTPGASDRVSGLILFLEDLKLKAVAENKNFTLDVDCVSGRIYVTDDTMDRDLRQQALDNGISLGGDLQLLNLEFPDDDTRTNGDKSICFFSKGYSDRVLIHVREQSREVTVQVCMFQKKVHLINRYVSYDDCI, encoded by the coding sequence ATGCGGATATCACCAACTGGGAAGAAAAGGAATAACAGCCATGGGCTGATCCGATCCAATGCCATCCAGGACCGGCCCCCAACACAACAGGCGTGCATTTTAAATAGTTATCGTGACGTTCATGGAAATCACTGGGGCTTTACCTTTATTGAACTGATGGTGGTGGTGGGCATTTTTACCATTCTGCTGCTGTTTTCCATCCCGTTGTTCAGGCAGATTCATTTGACCCCGGGGGCATCTGATCGCGTTTCCGGTCTGATTCTCTTCCTGGAAGATTTAAAGCTCAAAGCCGTGGCTGAAAATAAGAATTTTACCCTTGATGTGGATTGCGTTTCCGGCAGGATTTATGTGACGGATGATACAATGGATAGGGATCTCCGGCAGCAGGCCCTGGACAATGGCATTTCCCTGGGCGGTGATCTGCAACTGCTTAATCTGGAATTTCCGGATGACGATACCAGAACCAATGGCGACAAAAGCATCTGTTTTTTCAGTAAAGGATACTCGGACCGGGTTCTCATCCATGTCCGGGAACAGAGCCGGGAGGTGACTGTGCAAGTATGCATGTTCCAGAAAAAAGTTCACCTGATCAATCGGTATGTCTCCTATGACGATTGTATATGA
- a CDS encoding DNA integrity scanning protein DisA nucleotide-binding domain protein — MSLDSFKKLCIANILNGVSDGLLKYSSPSRVALLFAAGPNDPIQVFDPQDLLFGHETVLEDVFVVNEQQWRQHILEKIKSQPKGYLIPIENLGLSGLIEFAGASSDFFYQAWFTEHHPDMCSIRPTEKWLEQAACLLAHDFTTCNPPINCSDYVLKNYALQAIADYMVDERNSHLGYDTKIQIPTVLNHILSISKTREEGSWARGYLFFTDPVNIESINFLTMFQRNERPLVSNIKHIRKLLVSVERSNRKLVSDGNYVVGITLAPVPEYAIVADFKGDHGFLNMGTQKVASFSDGSFYSTTRENKLVELEELLLDSRLNVETAGTLFSVVSGLIHKAGHSHYGSTVVIDMNDAPLVLPGHVLDPPLSLLDSDNYNLAEAFMRIDGAVHITPDARIRGFGCLLDGQSITWENMARGARYNSALRFSATTSRVIVVVVSADRPVSIIYNGIELNGMCRWKPIYQYMPEILTLDKHLHGVQI, encoded by the coding sequence ATGAGTCTGGACTCTTTCAAAAAATTGTGTATTGCCAATATCCTTAACGGGGTTTCTGACGGCTTGCTCAAATATTCAAGCCCCAGTCGTGTCGCCCTGCTGTTCGCGGCAGGGCCCAATGATCCCATTCAGGTGTTTGATCCCCAGGATCTTTTGTTCGGGCATGAAACCGTGCTTGAAGATGTTTTTGTTGTCAACGAGCAACAGTGGCGGCAGCATATCCTGGAGAAGATTAAAAGCCAGCCCAAAGGTTATCTGATCCCCATAGAAAATCTGGGCCTTTCAGGGCTTATTGAGTTTGCAGGGGCAAGTTCCGATTTCTTTTATCAGGCCTGGTTCACAGAGCACCATCCTGACATGTGCTCCATCAGGCCGACGGAAAAATGGCTGGAACAGGCGGCGTGCCTGCTTGCCCATGATTTTACCACGTGCAACCCGCCCATCAACTGTTCTGATTATGTGCTTAAAAATTATGCACTCCAGGCCATAGCCGATTATATGGTGGATGAGCGCAACAGCCATCTGGGGTATGATACAAAAATTCAGATTCCCACGGTCCTCAACCATATTCTTTCCATTTCAAAAACCAGGGAAGAAGGATCCTGGGCCAGGGGATATCTTTTTTTTACGGACCCGGTCAATATAGAATCCATTAATTTTTTAACCATGTTTCAGCGTAATGAAAGACCGCTGGTTTCAAATATCAAACACATCAGAAAACTTCTTGTCAGTGTGGAGCGGTCAAACCGCAAGCTTGTATCCGACGGCAATTATGTTGTGGGGATCACCCTGGCACCTGTGCCTGAATATGCCATTGTCGCTGATTTCAAAGGAGATCATGGTTTTCTCAACATGGGTACCCAGAAAGTGGCCTCGTTTTCTGACGGCAGTTTTTATTCAACCACCAGGGAAAATAAGCTGGTGGAGCTGGAAGAACTGCTTTTGGATTCACGGCTTAACGTTGAAACGGCCGGAACCCTGTTCAGTGTGGTTTCCGGGTTGATACACAAGGCTGGGCATTCACATTACGGCAGTACTGTGGTGATTGATATGAACGATGCCCCCCTGGTATTACCCGGCCATGTGCTGGACCCTCCTTTAAGCCTTCTGGATTCCGACAACTACAATCTGGCCGAGGCATTCATGCGCATTGACGGCGCAGTGCATATAACACCGGATGCCAGAATCCGCGGATTCGGATGTCTTCTGGACGGGCAGTCCATTACATGGGAAAACATGGCCCGGGGGGCCAGGTACAATTCCGCATTGAGATTTTCCGCCACAACATCCCGGGTGATTGTGGTGGTTGTTTCTGCTGACAGGCCGGTTTCAATCATATATAACGGTATTGAATTAAACGGTATGTGCCGGTGGAAACCCATCTACCAGTACATGCCCGAGATACTTACCCTTGACAAGCATCTGCACGGCGTGCAGATATGA
- a CDS encoding YkgJ family cysteine cluster protein: MNAQEMFDCKLCGQCCKGFGGTYVDETDIRKICDYIKADPDTFVEKYCDMSGSRPVLTLGQDGCCIFFDSEKQCTIHPVKPYMCRAWPFIKALISHPENWDIMANSCPGMKKGVPPGDISGIAAQEKEKLDRAFNR, from the coding sequence ATGAACGCCCAGGAGATGTTTGACTGTAAATTATGTGGCCAGTGCTGCAAAGGCTTTGGCGGCACCTATGTGGATGAAACAGATATCAGAAAAATATGCGATTATATCAAGGCAGATCCTGATACCTTTGTGGAAAAATATTGTGACATGTCCGGCTCAAGGCCTGTACTTACACTGGGACAGGACGGTTGCTGCATCTTTTTTGATTCCGAAAAGCAGTGCACCATCCATCCGGTCAAACCCTATATGTGCCGGGCCTGGCCCTTTATCAAAGCGCTGATCAGCCATCCGGAAAACTGGGACATCATGGCCAATTCCTGTCCGGGCATGAAAAAAGGTGTCCCGCCCGGAGATATTTCAGGCATCGCCGCCCAGGAAAAAGAAAAACTGGACCGGGCTTTCAACCGTTAG
- a CDS encoding prepilin-type N-terminal cleavage/methylation domain-containing protein, producing the protein MLKHSGMPPGSDRRNSGFTLVEVMVTIVIFSFVMVMLFSSFDSFISTGQSIADGVDNNERARDVFRRIVDDLTSIYVPEARIASIQKSADGQEDDPFQMIGGQASVGGQTFSTLEFACLAGLQTGRSRPAGVVRVIYYVRKNSRDLFDLCRSEHPVGSDRNTDPCKDPVLAENITGFTIDFIDAKSDEYQQWDADKDNAPISLPRVLNIGVTLKSENKEKRYETAVVLPVLEQTNG; encoded by the coding sequence ATGTTGAAACATTCAGGTATGCCCCCGGGATCTGACCGCCGGAACAGCGGCTTTACGCTGGTGGAAGTGATGGTGACCATTGTTATTTTTTCATTTGTTATGGTCATGTTATTTTCATCGTTTGATTCATTCATATCCACGGGGCAGTCCATTGCGGACGGTGTTGATAATAATGAGCGGGCAAGGGATGTATTCAGAAGAATTGTTGATGATCTGACCAGCATATACGTGCCGGAAGCCAGAATAGCAAGTATCCAAAAAAGTGCTGATGGCCAGGAAGATGATCCTTTCCAGATGATCGGCGGTCAGGCCAGTGTCGGTGGCCAGACGTTTTCCACCCTTGAATTTGCCTGTCTGGCGGGACTTCAAACCGGCCGTAGCAGGCCTGCCGGAGTGGTGCGTGTCATCTATTACGTTCGAAAAAACAGCAGGGATCTGTTTGATCTGTGCCGGTCTGAGCATCCCGTTGGCAGTGACAGGAATACCGATCCCTGTAAAGATCCGGTCCTTGCGGAAAATATTACAGGATTCACCATTGATTTTATTGACGCCAAGTCCGATGAATACCAGCAGTGGGATGCCGATAAAGACAATGCCCCCATATCCCTTCCCCGTGTTCTGAACATCGGGGTGACCCTGAAAAGTGAAAATAAAGAAAAAAGGTATGAAACCGCCGTGGTTTTGCCTGTACTGGAGCAGACCAATGGATAA
- the nagZ gene encoding beta-N-acetylhexosaminidase, protein MISFDFNSLPDMAGQRLMLGFDGQTLNSELKHLIKVYRAGGIILFKPNIESADQLRRLCMDARKYALDQGLPDLFVAVDQEGGKVARLRKPFTQFPGNPHMKTLEDARDFARITASELSDVGINMNMAPVMDVAPPDVNSIMKDRVFEGDAKRVSQMGTAVIKGLQDRGIMAVGKHFPGIGRTVKDSHFVLPELDAHLSHLKQTDLVPFEAAINAQVSGIMLSHIMYPRLDSDWQASLSTVIAYDLLRRDMGYQGLVMTDDLDMKAISHDMDTCIHRIMTAHIDIVLVCHAGPNITDARDAVMTYLERDKELFESGQACVKRILAAKEKFLG, encoded by the coding sequence ATGATTTCATTTGATTTTAATTCACTTCCTGATATGGCCGGCCAGCGTCTGATGCTCGGGTTTGACGGTCAGACCCTCAACTCAGAACTAAAGCATTTGATAAAGGTATACAGGGCCGGTGGAATAATTCTGTTCAAGCCCAACATTGAATCGGCTGACCAGCTGCGCCGTTTGTGCATGGATGCCCGGAAATATGCACTGGATCAAGGTTTGCCGGATCTGTTTGTCGCCGTGGACCAGGAAGGCGGAAAGGTGGCAAGGCTGCGTAAACCCTTTACTCAATTTCCCGGTAACCCCCATATGAAAACCCTTGAAGACGCCAGGGACTTTGCCAGGATTACAGCATCAGAGTTGTCCGATGTGGGCATAAACATGAACATGGCTCCGGTCATGGATGTGGCCCCGCCTGATGTGAACTCCATCATGAAAGACCGGGTGTTTGAAGGGGATGCAAAGCGTGTGTCCCAAATGGGCACAGCTGTGATCAAGGGGCTTCAGGACAGGGGGATCATGGCTGTGGGCAAACATTTTCCGGGCATCGGCAGAACAGTAAAGGATTCCCATTTTGTTCTGCCTGAACTGGATGCGCACCTGTCCCATTTAAAACAGACCGATCTTGTCCCTTTTGAAGCGGCAATAAACGCACAGGTGTCAGGCATCATGCTGTCACATATCATGTATCCCCGGCTGGATTCTGACTGGCAGGCCAGCCTGTCAACGGTTATTGCATACGATCTGTTGCGACGGGATATGGGATATCAGGGGCTTGTCATGACCGACGATCTTGACATGAAGGCCATCAGCCATGACATGGACACCTGTATTCACAGAATTATGACGGCACACATCGATATCGTGCTTGTCTGCCACGCCGGACCCAATATCACTGATGCCCGGGACGCTGTTATGACATATCTTGAACGTGACAAGGAATTGTTTGAATCAGGCCAGGCTTGCGTGAAAAGGATTTTAGCGGCCAAGGAAAAGTTTCTTGGTTAA
- the gspG gene encoding type II secretion system major pseudopilin GspG: protein MKIMELKCIRFFRQSNRHIGDQAGFSFIELMVVVIILGILAGAIVPRYMDKADKAKAVKAQVDIAAIETSLKMYKLDNGFYPTTEQGLLALIEKPTTDPVPRSWNENGYFEKQRLPKDPWGNEYIYLCPGVHGTFDLMSYGADSESGGEGINADITNWEEKE from the coding sequence ATGAAAATTATGGAACTTAAATGCATAAGATTTTTCAGGCAAAGCAACAGGCACATTGGAGATCAGGCCGGCTTTTCATTTATTGAACTGATGGTGGTTGTCATCATTCTGGGAATTCTGGCCGGTGCCATTGTACCGAGGTATATGGACAAAGCGGACAAGGCAAAAGCTGTTAAAGCCCAGGTGGACATTGCCGCCATTGAAACCAGCCTTAAAATGTATAAACTGGACAATGGATTTTATCCCACGACGGAACAGGGGCTTTTAGCCCTGATCGAGAAACCGACCACAGATCCCGTCCCCCGCAGCTGGAATGAAAACGGATATTTTGAAAAGCAAAGACTCCCCAAAGATCCTTGGGGGAACGAATATATCTACCTGTGTCCCGGTGTCCACGGTACCTTTGATCTGATGTCATATGGTGCCGACTCGGAATCAGGAGGGGAGGGGATCAATGCGGATATCACCAACTGGGAAGAAAAGGAATAA